A window of the Arenibacter algicola genome harbors these coding sequences:
- a CDS encoding response regulator transcription factor produces the protein MDKTTRIVLADDHSLVRDGIRALLEEDANYEVIGEVSNGKEAVQMVLDKKPDLLIIDIRMPEMNGIEAVEELKKHSSTTKSIILSMHDSEEYILKSVNAGASGYLLKDTGKTEFLKAISTVEQGGKYFSGDISNVLVNNLLSQGQTKQESKLPPKNGNNSFGITSKELQILELVLSGLTNKQISEKLQKSKRTIETHRFNLMRKMGVNNLMDLARKAQEYKLI, from the coding sequence GTGGATAAAACAACGCGTATTGTATTGGCCGATGACCATTCCCTGGTAAGGGATGGTATTAGGGCATTGTTGGAAGAAGATGCCAATTATGAGGTGATCGGTGAGGTATCCAATGGCAAGGAGGCCGTTCAAATGGTATTGGATAAAAAACCCGATCTCTTGATTATTGATATCCGAATGCCCGAAATGAATGGTATAGAAGCCGTAGAGGAACTCAAAAAACATTCTTCAACCACCAAATCCATTATACTTTCCATGCACGATTCCGAGGAGTACATCCTGAAATCGGTAAATGCCGGAGCAAGTGGCTATCTCCTGAAGGATACCGGAAAAACCGAATTTCTTAAGGCCATTTCCACAGTTGAACAAGGTGGTAAATATTTCAGTGGTGATATTTCCAATGTTTTGGTAAACAATCTGTTGAGTCAGGGACAGACAAAACAGGAAAGTAAGCTTCCGCCAAAAAACGGAAATAACTCCTTTGGGATTACAAGTAAGGAATTACAAATACTGGAACTTGTCCTTTCAGGGCTTACCAATAAACAAATTTCCGAAAAACTTCAAAAAAGCAAACGCACCATTGAAACACATCGCTTTAATCTAATGAGAAAAATGGGCGTAAATAACCTAATGGACCTGGCCAGAAAGGCACAGGAATATAAGCTGATCTAA